The sequence below is a genomic window from Methylotuvimicrobium alcaliphilum 20Z.
TTGTAATCCAAGATAATCCATAAATGCAAGCAATTGCTCAGAATAAAGACGATAGTCAGGTTTTTTTACATTACGCGACCTTGCCAAAACCCCCATAAATCAATGACATAGACCTTAAATTTAGAGGATAAGACTCCTAAGTTTTGAAGCCAAAGCAAGCTATCGAAGGGAAATCCGTGAATCAGGATTAAGGGTGGACCTTGTCCTAATACGATAAAAGAGGTCAAACACCCCTGTAATGAAACTACTTTGGCCCCGTAGCGCTCTTGTTGACGCAGGCCCACTGCAATTCCACAATTTAACGGAATGCATATCGTTATTAACCAAAAAACTTCAAAGTTTAAAGTAAAGAGACAAGATATTTTGCACAAGATCATATGTTAAATCTTGAACACCAATTGTTTAGACGAGTTCGAAAATTACAAACATACACATTCCTCCTATTTATTTGGTCCACATAAACGTAAAAAACCGCCAACAGAACTCTGTTGACGGCTTTACCCGGGATATTTCTCTAATTAGCAAAATAAATAATCGAACCTATCCGATCTTTACCTCTGCCAAGTTCAAAGCAAATTAGGCTAGCCTACGTTTTCTAGCCCCAGCAAAACCTAATAGACCAAAACCTAATAGAGCCAAAGTAGCGGGCTCAGGTACAGTATCAAAATAAAGTTGAGCACCGTGAGTACCTGCTATCTTAGCGGTACCAGCATCTAAGAAATCAATTGTAGGTACGCCTAAGTTCTGATCAAGTTGGAACGGAATGTCAAAATCTTCACCAGCCAACCAAATATCATAAAAAGAAGTTCCATCCGCAAAATTAAACAAATCTTTATAAACCAAGTCATCGACATCGCTAAAATCAACAGTACCGGTAATACTCAGGTTATTGGCTGTATCGTATACGCTTTTCTTAACGATTAAGTCCATAAAATTGGTCCAATCAATGCCATCCGTAGAGTATAGAAGATTGATCGTACCTTCGGTATAAGTCACTTCCGGTTGAGCTGGGTTGGTAAGGTCCGAAATTGTGCCTTTCATGTTATCGGTATAAAAAGACATAAACCAATTGGTTCCAAGTCCATTATTTGAATTTTCTGGTTGCCCAGGAATAAATGCAGTAAATTGGTTTAAACCAGAAGTTTGCGGGTTTATATTACCACCACCGGCTAAAATTCCGGCATAGGTCGTAATAGTATCCCCTACTGTCAACTGATTTGCGTTTTGTAAATCAACCAAGGTTTGTGATTGGTAAGATATTGCCCCATGCTCTTTTATACCAGTGCATTCAGGACATACTTCGGTGCCAATTCCTCCGTAATCGGCGCCATTATTAATATAAAAATCAGTGAAAGCTGCTGCACTTCCTGATGCTGCTATTAGAGAAGCTGCGGCCAGTGTTTTTAATGTACTCATGATGATCTCCTTCGCGCTAAAATTTAAGCAATTAGATTTAACTCATATTTGATAAAGCACTTTACGTGCCAAATTATCCCAGCAAGTCAGTTTTGCCCATGCATTTGAAACCTGAAAAGCCAACGTAATAAACAAATAATTTTTAAATAACAATGGCTTATCAACGCACCCCTTAATCAATCTACACGCTCAGCAATTGCAGACAATACATTTCACTTACTCTGCTTTGGATCCTTTGCACAACACCACAAAACAACATTGTAAAAATAGCTGACACTCAAAGCCTAAATCACATAGAACTTAGAACGCAAAACCGGCACCCCTCTAAGCTACCAAAACAATCAACGAAAATAGTAAATCCGAGTTACCGATTCATTGCCATCAAAGGAACCATAACGCATTCACTACTGGATTAGGCACTCATCCCTATCTCACTGCTAATTGTTGCTTATCATCGTAAAAAGACCTTGTGAAATTAGCTTACTAAATGATGCGAGTCCGTATAAACAATAAGGAAACACTCTATCCGAATGAAGCCCACGATGGGAACAAGGCATGTACCCCGCCCCTCCATCCTCGCACAATGAAAGCAACAACGCTGCGCTTGTTGCTGGCGCTCCTTTCGGCTTAAAGGCCACGATCTAAAACCAGCAAGGAAGTTTGATTATCCTAGCGAGTCAGTTTTGTTCATGCACTTGAAACCTGAAAGCCGGCACAACACCACAAGACAACATTGTAAAAATAGCTGACACACAACAAGCCTGAGTCATAAAGAATTTAGAACGCAAAACCGCCCCCCCCATAAGCGCCAACTTAAGAATCTAAGTATTTGATTAAGTAAGACTAACGCCACCTCCCCGACCTTCAATAATGAGCTCCAAAACACGCCCCGGCAAACCCTGAAGCTTTCTCTTGCGCGGACGCTCACAGAGGCTTTTTGTGCAGTCATCGATAAATCGCTTATTTATTGGAAAACAAGCCGTAAGTCCTGCCTTGATCTCATTGGCGATCGTGCGCCATAAACGCCAATGGGTAATCGAACGATCACCGTCCATTGTGGTGGCCGCCCGGCCGAATCGGCGCTGCGCTATTTTTTGAGTCACTGCAGCAAACAGTAACTTGCCATGCAAATATAAATCCGCCAGCTTGCTGTCTTTTCGGGCGCGTAGCCGGTCGATATCAAGCAAGCTCTTTAGCCGCTTTATGACCAGCTCCACTTGCCAGCGAACCCGGTAGAGCTCAGCGATTGATTTCGTGTCGAGCAGCGCTTCGGGGAGCGAAGTAAAAATCAACACCCAGCCGCTCAGCATCAAGGTCTTTTGGCTCGCCGTGCGACCTTTATCACGCGCGCGTTGTTTCGCTTTGCGGCGTGCTTGCGCCGCCTGTTCCGGCGGTAACGGCATCGCATGCACCACGCCTTCAATACGTTTGTCTTGATGGCACAGATAAACGGGTATCGCACCCGGCTGACCATTCAAATCGCGTATGCGCTGTTCCCAATCGATTTTAACACCTTTCGGTTCGTTGCACCGTTCGTAAAGGGTCATGCTGTGTGGATTGTAGCGCAGCACGACGTGGCCGCCGCGATCAATGACCGGGACTAAAGACTTCGGTTGGTTGTAGCCTCGATCAAGCAACGCGACATCACCTGCAGTCAACTGATAGTGATCCAAGCTCTCGCCGACTTTATCGGTCGTGACGTTGACCTCGCGGAGTGTCAAGCTCATCAAGTCGATCGCCACATGCAAGCGATACGTTGTTTCTTTCGCGCCGGGTTCTTGCACGGTCGAACCGTCAATCACAATGAAATTCAAGGAGCCATTGTTAATCTGTTTATCCAATCCGAACACACGCTTCAGTAACGACTTGATCCACGCCACGCAGGCCGCCAGTCGCTTGGTCACCGCCGTGTCGCTCAAATAGCCTTGAAGCTTGGCAACTTCGCCGGCACAGCTGCGCAACGACAAGTCCAGTCCGCAATACAACAGGACTAACTGTAATAATTGCAACGGTGATCGGATTTTCCGTGCCCGTGCAAACGCCTGTAATTCATAGGCCTGCTCCTGGAAATCTGCTGGAAGCTCTTGCAAAAAGTCATCAAAAAGGGTATCTGTTAGCTGTGGCTGCTTCATAGGGATTTTCACTTTCGTCGGTAAAAATACTCTATGTTGTGGCCACATCTTGATTTTTCAACTGTGAATCAAGGTCTTGCGTCTTAAGTTGGCGCTTATGGGGTGCGTCTAAAATCCAAGTTAATAAGAATTATTCTTATTAACTTGGATAATATAAGATCCATTCCTGCAATTTCCTTCCTTCTGCCGGCTATTGGAATGGATTTTCAAAAAAACTAGCAGGGGATTTTTGGGAAAAGTGGCTTTTTCGTTCAAGCACTAGATAGTGCTTAATTTTAGTGTAAATTCATCTCAACATCGCACTTGTTGTCGAAATTAATTTACGCTCATTCCTAACACATTATTGAAACAATGCTAGCGGCTTCGTCCACCAATCGATCCTATTTTAACTGACGCAACAACTCAATAGCCTTGTTTTTTGATCCGACCTCACTGCTCTCCTGAGCAATTAATTCTAAAAGCTCAGTAGCACGCTTTTTGTTACCTTGGGCGGCATAAGCTTCAGCCAAATGATATTTGATATTAAGATCACCGGGTTTTAACGTTAAAGCTTTTTCCAAGTGATCAACTGCTTTTTGCACCTGTCCCTGTTTAAATAAAATCACCCCAAGCGTATCAACTACGGCGGCAGAATTGGGTGCTAAAGCAAAAGCGCGATCTGCTAATTCAAGTGCCTGAGGATTATTTTGTTGGTGATAAATCCAAGCAAGATTATTTAGCGCTAATGAATTCTGAGGCTGTATGCCTAAAATGGCATCGTAATGCTTTGCCGCTTCCACCAACTTATCCTGTTGCTGCAACAGAACTGCAAGTCGAAAATGCCCCGCAATATTTTTATCATCTGCTTTCAACTCCGTTCTTAACAACCCTATTGCCTCGTCTTGCTTACCCTGAAAAGTCAATATATCAACCATCAAACCCAACAACTTAGGGCTCGCCTGAATCCTATAAGCGTCCTTGTAAGCCTCATAAGCTTGATCTAGCTTATTTTGGGCTTGATAAACATCGCCCTCGATTGCTTTACCTAGTCTAGTTTGTGGCGCGAGAGCAGCTACTTGTTGTGCGACATTCATGGCCTCATCAAAATGCTTGACCCTGATGAATAGATTGGCTTTTTGAACCAAAATTTGTAAATTGTCAGGGGCAATAGAAGATACTTTCTCCAATAGCACCAAGACCTCTTCGACTTTATCTGGCTGATTAACCAAAATATTCGCCAACATCATTCGGTGCAAAATGTCTTGATCATTTCGCGCTATTAAAAGACGAAGTGTTTGCCCTGCCTCTTCTGCCTGGTTATTCAATAGTTGCGCACCCACTAATAAAGACAGGGCTACGGAATGATTAGGATATCGGCCGTTTATTTCCTGAACCAACGCTAAGACCTTACGCGGCTGCCTTTGATATTTATATAATTGCGCCAGGCTGGATATTATCGTAGCCTCATCAGCAATCTGACCCTTAACGCTCTCTAAGCCATTTACTAGAATTCTTTCCACTTCAGTCAAATTGTTTTCTCTATTCGCCATTTCCGCCATCATTAGATATGGGGCGACAGTTTTCTTATCGACTGCAATGGCTTGCTGTACTAGATCCTTAGCATTTTTCGACTTTCCTTCATTGAGATATATCGAAGCAATACCCAGCATTGCGGCTTGGTTTTTACTATCTATTTCCAGCGCCTTGTTTAAACTAGTCAAAGCAGATGACCTATCTTTCTCGCTTAAATCTATTTTGGCTTTAAGAATGTAAGCCAAGGCTAAATCTGGCCTCCTCTTGATAACTTGTTGAACTCTATCCCTAGCTTCTTGAAATTGCCTTTTATTTATTTGTTGTAATATAGTTATAAACTCGTCCTTTAGTGCTTCTTCCTTTATGTTTTCGAACGCCGGCAGATCAGATATCAAAGCATCCGAACCAGCCTCGGTGCTTAATTTTTCATCAAATGACAAAAATGGGACTTTATCCAACTCATTCACGCCATAGATTGCAGCAATACTTTGCGAACCAACCAATAATAATGGAAAAATAACAAATTGCTTTGTTTTAACGAAGACTTGTTTTTTTTTGTTCATAAAATTATTACCTTAATGTAACTAAAATGTAAAATAGGGATCAGTCATCAGCATTTTCCAAAGCGCTGAAATAATCTACCAGGAGACCTGAGCCGGTTCCAATAATTTTCCGGCAACTCAAATACCACATATTGAGAGGCGATGTGGGCAAGAGACATGATCGAACAAAATGATCGATCACGTTACTGCAGACTATGAATTGCCTTTCGATGGTGGAAATAGGATCAAGAAAATGGCACCAAGTCTTGCAATCACGCAAAATATCGCCGTAAAGTTTTTGAATCGTAGATATTGAGTTTTCTTCAAGTCCGAAAGTATTCATTAGCTAACCCCAGTTGATGTAATTATTTGTGACCGGTCCTGCATTAAATTAGAGCAACTCCATTATTTTCCGCAGTGAAAATTTCCTGTCACCGCAACAATTAAAAATTCAGCATTAAGGAGAACTGGCATTTTTTCCCGCCTCAACCAACACGGCAATCACGCCGACCGATAGACTGGTAGCTTCCGCAATGATCTCATGGTCGAGACCTTGCTTTAATTAAGTTGCGGGCGATGGCTTGGACCGCTTCGTCCCTTCCTTTTCCATGCCTTATTCTCGAGTGCGACCTCAGTTTGAAGAAGACTGGCAAAAAAGCAAAATAAAACTCCAAATTGAAGCATTTAGATCGTATTTCAGTCTGTTGTTATACATTTTGACTAGCTTATGTCATTTCCTGATGACGATTTAATTTTTAAGTGTTTGATTTTTAGATACGCCAGAATTGAGGTCGCACCCTTCTTCTCGTCCTTTTTCCTCCTCGCGGTGACGCAGTTACTTTCCATATTCTCTTAAATTGGCGCCCATGATTATTCAGCCCCTTTATTGTCTTTGCCCCCCTTTTTCTTCATATTAGGCAATAAATTTGTCATAGTCGGCATGAGAACCGATCCAAATCCATTGGATTCCATCTGGGGCATCAATTCCGATGACACGGTAATTCTGACCCACTCGCGCAGACCATAATTCTTCAATACGTTTCAATCGAATAGATGGATGACGAGGGTTTTCCTTAAGCAATTCGTAATTTTTATCAGCAAGTTCTCGAATCTCGACAAGCGCGCCAAGATTTTTCGCGAAAGCTGAAATGGGGTCCGTCCGATTTCAGCAGCGAAAAATGACT
It includes:
- a CDS encoding ParE family toxin-like protein, translated to MSAFAKNLGALVEIRELADKNYELLKENPRHPSIRLKRIEELWSARVGQNYRVIGIDAPDGIQWIWIGSHADYDKFIA
- a CDS encoding PEP-CTERM sorting domain-containing protein, whose protein sequence is MSTLKTLAAASLIAASGSAAAFTDFYINNGADYGGIGTEVCPECTGIKEHGAISYQSQTLVDLQNANQLTVGDTITTYAGILAGGGNINPQTSGLNQFTAFIPGQPENSNNGLGTNWFMSFYTDNMKGTISDLTNPAQPEVTYTEGTINLLYSTDGIDWTNFMDLIVKKSVYDTANNLSITGTVDFSDVDDLVYKDLFNFADGTSFYDIWLAGEDFDIPFQLDQNLGVPTIDFLDAGTAKIAGTHGAQLYFDTVPEPATLALLGFGLLGFAGARKRRLA
- a CDS encoding transposase, with the translated sequence MKQPQLTDTLFDDFLQELPADFQEQAYELQAFARARKIRSPLQLLQLVLLYCGLDLSLRSCAGEVAKLQGYLSDTAVTKRLAACVAWIKSLLKRVFGLDKQINNGSLNFIVIDGSTVQEPGAKETTYRLHVAIDLMSLTLREVNVTTDKVGESLDHYQLTAGDVALLDRGYNQPKSLVPVIDRGGHVVLRYNPHSMTLYERCNEPKGVKIDWEQRIRDLNGQPGAIPVYLCHQDKRIEGVVHAMPLPPEQAAQARRKAKQRARDKGRTASQKTLMLSGWVLIFTSLPEALLDTKSIAELYRVRWQVELVIKRLKSLLDIDRLRARKDSKLADLYLHGKLLFAAVTQKIAQRRFGRAATTMDGDRSITHWRLWRTIANEIKAGLTACFPINKRFIDDCTKSLCERPRKRKLQGLPGRVLELIIEGRGGGVSLT
- a CDS encoding tetratricopeptide repeat protein, yielding MNKKKQVFVKTKQFVIFPLLLVGSQSIAAIYGVNELDKVPFLSFDEKLSTEAGSDALISDLPAFENIKEEALKDEFITILQQINKRQFQEARDRVQQVIKRRPDLALAYILKAKIDLSEKDRSSALTSLNKALEIDSKNQAAMLGIASIYLNEGKSKNAKDLVQQAIAVDKKTVAPYLMMAEMANRENNLTEVERILVNGLESVKGQIADEATIISSLAQLYKYQRQPRKVLALVQEINGRYPNHSVALSLLVGAQLLNNQAEEAGQTLRLLIARNDQDILHRMMLANILVNQPDKVEEVLVLLEKVSSIAPDNLQILVQKANLFIRVKHFDEAMNVAQQVAALAPQTRLGKAIEGDVYQAQNKLDQAYEAYKDAYRIQASPKLLGLMVDILTFQGKQDEAIGLLRTELKADDKNIAGHFRLAVLLQQQDKLVEAAKHYDAILGIQPQNSLALNNLAWIYHQQNNPQALELADRAFALAPNSAAVVDTLGVILFKQGQVQKAVDHLEKALTLKPGDLNIKYHLAEAYAAQGNKKRATELLELIAQESSEVGSKNKAIELLRQLK